The following coding sequences are from one Seonamhaeicola sp. ML3 window:
- a CDS encoding TlpA disulfide reductase family protein, translating to MEKKLLIALLAIIVMSCQTDPKDYATLSGKITNRNSDSLIIRSYNGFSKTLKVNQDGSFSDTLKVEPGVYNLFDGKESTFLFLENDVDINLTLDTKAFDETIVYTGKGAETSNYLAKKSLVQEKEFTPNLLELEEEAFKTKVANLQKTFTDLLDSYKNIDSTVAVNERNSLAQMQEGLLGVYRQQKAKSSQYDDLIGKPSPSFTNYKNYNGGTTSLSDLKGKYVYIDVWATWCGPCKREIPFLKEVEDKYDGKNIAFVSISVDEGRGFKGATPEERKSAAVEGWKKMIAEKDMGGIQLLADKAWKSDFVQGYKIMGIPRFILIDPDGNIVDANAPRPSSPKLISLFDTLEI from the coding sequence ATGGAAAAAAAATTATTAATAGCACTTCTGGCAATAATAGTAATGAGTTGCCAAACAGATCCTAAAGATTACGCCACTCTTTCTGGGAAAATAACTAACAGAAATAGCGATTCTTTAATTATAAGATCATATAACGGCTTTTCTAAAACCCTAAAAGTAAATCAAGACGGAAGCTTCAGCGATACCCTAAAGGTAGAGCCGGGCGTATATAACTTATTCGACGGAAAAGAATCTACATTTTTATTTTTAGAAAATGATGTAGATATTAACTTAACCCTAGATACAAAAGCATTTGATGAAACTATCGTTTACACAGGCAAAGGCGCAGAAACCAGTAACTATTTAGCAAAAAAGAGCTTAGTTCAAGAAAAAGAATTTACCCCAAACCTCTTAGAGTTAGAAGAAGAAGCATTCAAGACTAAAGTTGCTAACTTGCAAAAAACCTTTACGGATTTATTGGATAGTTATAAAAATATAGATTCTACAGTCGCAGTAAATGAACGAAATAGTTTAGCTCAAATGCAAGAAGGACTCCTAGGTGTATATCGTCAGCAAAAAGCTAAGTCTAGCCAATACGATGATTTAATAGGAAAACCATCCCCCTCTTTTACTAATTACAAGAACTATAATGGCGGTACCACCTCCCTTAGCGATTTAAAGGGTAAATACGTTTATATAGATGTTTGGGCAACTTGGTGTGGTCCATGTAAAAGGGAAATTCCTTTCTTAAAAGAAGTTGAAGATAAATATGACGGAAAGAACATAGCCTTTGTTAGTATTTCTGTAGACGAAGGTAGAGGTTTTAAAGGCGCTACACCAGAAGAGAGAAAATCTGCCGCCGTAGAAGGTTGGAAAAAAATGATTGCTGAAAAAGATATGGGAGGCATTCAGTTACTTGCGGATAAAGCATGGAAGTCTGACTTTGTTCAAGGATACAAGATCATGGGAATACCAAGATTCATTCTAATTGACCCTGATGGCAATATAGTAGACGCCAATGCACCAAGACCGTCGAGTCCTAAGCTAATTAGCTTATTTGACACATTAGAAATCTAA
- a CDS encoding RNA polymerase sigma factor, which translates to MSDGFYQKYIFPYSAIIIKICRAYTNTEEDFEDYYQEVCLQIWKSRNNFSKKAKWSTWIYKISLNTSLTLLKKKRNENIFASNYITNNITEENQVFSDESLNKLYDAIKQLSEIDRAVILLYLEDKPYKEIAEIIGTSASNISTRVKRIKERLKKILDG; encoded by the coding sequence TTGAGTGACGGTTTTTATCAGAAATATATCTTTCCTTATTCTGCAATAATCATAAAAATTTGTAGAGCTTACACTAATACAGAGGAAGATTTTGAAGATTATTATCAGGAAGTATGCCTTCAAATATGGAAAAGTAGAAATAACTTTTCTAAAAAAGCAAAATGGTCAACATGGATATACAAGATATCACTTAATACTTCTTTAACATTACTAAAAAAGAAGAGGAATGAGAATATTTTTGCATCAAATTATATAACTAATAATATAACAGAAGAAAATCAAGTTTTTAGTGATGAATCACTTAATAAACTTTATGACGCTATCAAACAATTATCTGAAATAGACAGGGCAGTAATACTGCTATATTTAGAAGATAAACCTTATAAAGAAATAGCTGAAATTATTGGTACTTCAGCATCAAACATTAGCACAAGAGTTAAAAGAATTAAAGAACGATTAAAAAAAATATTAGATGGATAA
- the thrA gene encoding bifunctional aspartate kinase/homoserine dehydrogenase I — translation MKVLKFGGTSVGSSKNINNVINILEDYSKSDTVICVVSAVGGITDKLLLAGKQAQNKDKSYTETFEEIAKIHFDIIYELNPDDDGSAIAPVVSEKLEELENLLNGIFLINELSPKTSDKLVSFGELLSSFIIAETMKSRGLSAERKNSQELVVTNSVFTKAEVNYSITNKNIQDYFGAASQQITILPGFVSKSVIGEQTTLGRGGSDFTAAIVAAALKVNQLEIWTDVSGMFTTNPKMVKQAYPIQEISYQEAMELSHFGAKVLYPPTVQPVLDLEIPIYIKNTLEPEAPGTKISNDALKSSTPVKGISNIGNISLLTLEGSGMVGIPGFSKRLFETLSQEKINIILITQASSEHSICLGIEAKDAEAAKEAIDATFENEIALHKINPIIIENNLSIVALVGDNMKNHQGISGKLFSALGKNNVNVRAIAQGASEKNISVVIAENDVKKALNVLHEQFFEAKTKQLNVFITGVGNVGERLVEQIKQQRKYLKENLKISMRVVGLSNSRKMIFDQSGIDLKSWKEQLAEGEQASLQGFFEKAKSLNLRNSIFVDVTANKDVADLYAQYLRESISVVACNKIACSSDYLNYKELKRLSLKYNAPFLFETNVGAGLPVIDTLNNLIASGDKVNSIQAVLSGSLNFVFNNFNDTVKFYDVVKQAAAEGYTEPDPRIDLSGVDVARKILILARESGVEMNLEDIENTSFLSEAGLKSDTVDDFYDTLIQDEAHYQSLYASAKVKNCQLKYVAKFDEGKASVSLQEIPLGHPFYNLEGSDNIVMFYTERYPKQPMIIKGAGAGADVTASGLFADIIRLGND, via the coding sequence ATGAAGGTTTTAAAATTTGGAGGAACTTCTGTAGGTTCTTCAAAAAACATAAATAACGTTATAAATATTTTAGAAGATTATTCTAAAAGTGATACTGTAATATGTGTGGTTTCTGCAGTTGGCGGTATAACCGACAAGTTACTTTTAGCTGGTAAACAAGCACAGAACAAAGACAAGTCTTATACAGAGACTTTTGAAGAAATAGCTAAAATTCACTTTGATATAATTTATGAATTAAATCCTGATGATGATGGGTCTGCTATCGCCCCTGTGGTTAGTGAAAAATTAGAGGAGCTAGAAAATTTGCTAAACGGTATTTTCTTGATTAACGAACTGTCCCCTAAAACATCTGATAAGTTAGTAAGTTTCGGTGAATTATTATCGTCGTTCATTATTGCCGAAACTATGAAAAGTAGAGGTCTCTCTGCTGAACGTAAAAATTCTCAAGAACTTGTGGTTACCAATTCGGTTTTCACGAAAGCAGAAGTTAATTATAGTATCACAAATAAAAATATTCAAGATTATTTTGGTGCAGCTTCACAACAAATCACAATTCTTCCGGGGTTTGTATCGAAATCTGTTATTGGAGAACAAACAACTTTAGGACGCGGTGGTTCAGATTTTACTGCTGCAATTGTGGCTGCCGCATTAAAAGTGAATCAATTAGAAATTTGGACCGATGTAAGCGGTATGTTTACAACTAACCCCAAAATGGTAAAACAGGCTTATCCTATTCAGGAGATTTCGTATCAAGAGGCCATGGAGTTATCTCATTTTGGCGCAAAAGTACTTTATCCACCTACAGTTCAGCCAGTTTTAGATTTAGAAATTCCGATTTATATCAAGAATACTTTGGAGCCAGAAGCGCCTGGGACTAAAATTTCTAATGATGCTTTAAAGTCTAGTACACCTGTTAAGGGCATTAGTAATATTGGTAATATTTCATTGCTAACGCTCGAAGGGAGCGGTATGGTTGGTATTCCTGGGTTTTCAAAGCGTTTATTCGAAACGTTATCGCAAGAGAAAATCAATATTATTTTAATTACGCAAGCCTCTTCAGAACATTCTATTTGCTTAGGAATCGAAGCTAAAGATGCTGAAGCTGCAAAAGAAGCCATTGATGCTACGTTTGAGAACGAAATTGCGCTTCATAAAATAAACCCAATAATTATTGAAAACAATTTATCAATAGTTGCTTTGGTTGGAGACAATATGAAAAATCACCAGGGCATTAGTGGTAAGCTGTTTAGTGCTTTGGGTAAAAACAATGTAAATGTAAGAGCTATTGCTCAGGGTGCTTCAGAAAAAAACATCTCTGTGGTTATCGCTGAAAATGATGTAAAGAAAGCATTAAACGTACTGCACGAACAATTTTTTGAAGCCAAAACAAAACAACTCAATGTATTTATTACAGGAGTAGGCAATGTAGGTGAGCGTTTAGTTGAACAAATAAAGCAACAGCGTAAATATTTAAAGGAAAACCTTAAAATTAGCATGCGTGTTGTTGGTTTGTCTAATTCACGAAAAATGATTTTTGATCAAAGCGGTATCGACTTAAAATCATGGAAAGAGCAATTAGCAGAAGGAGAACAAGCCTCGTTACAGGGCTTCTTCGAAAAGGCCAAATCACTAAATCTACGCAACAGTATTTTTGTTGATGTTACTGCAAATAAAGATGTAGCAGACTTATACGCTCAATATTTAAGAGAGAGTATTTCTGTTGTAGCCTGTAATAAAATTGCATGTTCTAGTGATTATTTAAACTATAAAGAATTAAAGCGTTTATCGCTTAAATACAATGCGCCATTCTTGTTTGAAACTAATGTTGGCGCGGGTTTACCGGTAATTGACACCTTAAATAACTTGATTGCTTCTGGTGATAAGGTTAATTCCATACAAGCGGTATTATCGGGGAGTTTAAACTTTGTATTTAATAACTTTAATGATACAGTTAAGTTTTACGATGTTGTAAAACAAGCTGCAGCAGAAGGTTATACAGAACCAGACCCAAGAATAGATTTAAGTGGTGTAGATGTTGCTAGAAAGATTTTAATTCTTGCTAGAGAAAGTGGTGTTGAAATGAACTTAGAGGATATTGAAAATACTTCTTTCCTGTCAGAAGCTGGTCTGAAAAGCGATACGGTTGATGATTTCTATGATACTTTAATTCAAGATGAAGCGCATTACCAAAGTCTTTACGCTTCTGCAAAAGTAAAAAATTGTCAATTAAAATATGTTGCCAAATTTGACGAAGGTAAAGCTAGCGTAAGTTTACAGGAAATCCCTTTAGGCCATCCATTCTATAATTTAGAGGGAAGTGATAATATTGTAATGTTCTATACTGAGCGTTACCCTAAACAACCTATGATAATTAAAGGAGCTGGTGCTGGTGCCGATGTGACAGCTTCTGGATTGTTTGCGGACATAATACGGTTAGGGAATGATTAA
- a CDS encoding NAD(P)H-hydrate dehydratase — MKIFSKEQVYEGDRLTAERQQITSTELMERAATQIFNWMHMRMQGAQVPVHVFCGIGNNGGDGLVLARHLITHGYNVKTYIVNYSDKRSKDFLINYDRIKSVTKSWPQMMTCEADFPEIHPDDIIVDAIFGIGLNRPVVDWVKKLFMHFRSTKAFTLSVDIPSGLQTDQVPENENDVVWAGYTLSFASPKLIFFLPETAKYTVQWEVLDIGLDPEFLHTTQTDVELIGKYEVLPIYVPRDKFSHKGQFGHSLIIGGSYGKIGAVTLTSKAALSAGAGLVSVFTPKCGYNVIQSAFPEAMVFTDENEKLVTYINFDIEPTVVGVGVGLGTDVKTISAFEAFLKQNKSPLVIDADGINILSKKKALLKLLPENTVLTPHPKELERLIGTWKNDFDKLDKVKALSKKHKVVVVIKGANSITVLEDKLYVNTTGNPGLSTAGSGDVLTGIITGLISQGYNPLVASIYGVYLHGKSADIAVEDFGYQSLIASHIIEYLGEAFLDMFKQPEQQQPSDENGNDKEQQ; from the coding sequence ATGAAAATATTCTCTAAGGAGCAGGTTTACGAGGGAGATAGACTAACTGCAGAAAGACAACAAATTACATCTACCGAATTAATGGAGCGTGCCGCAACCCAAATTTTCAATTGGATGCACATGCGTATGCAAGGTGCTCAAGTACCTGTGCATGTGTTCTGTGGTATAGGGAATAATGGTGGTGACGGACTCGTTTTAGCCAGGCATTTAATAACTCACGGCTATAATGTGAAAACCTATATCGTAAACTATAGTGACAAACGATCAAAGGATTTTCTAATTAATTACGACCGTATTAAATCGGTAACCAAATCTTGGCCTCAAATGATGACTTGTGAGGCCGATTTCCCAGAAATTCATCCAGATGACATTATTGTTGATGCTATTTTTGGAATAGGCTTAAACAGGCCGGTAGTAGATTGGGTGAAAAAACTTTTTATGCATTTCAGATCAACAAAGGCTTTTACATTATCTGTCGATATTCCTTCCGGTTTACAAACTGATCAAGTACCAGAAAATGAAAACGATGTTGTATGGGCTGGTTATACACTAAGCTTCGCTTCACCAAAATTAATATTCTTTTTACCAGAAACGGCAAAGTATACGGTGCAATGGGAGGTATTGGATATTGGTCTAGACCCAGAGTTCTTGCATACAACCCAGACCGATGTTGAACTTATTGGTAAATATGAAGTCTTACCTATTTATGTCCCCAGAGATAAATTTTCACATAAAGGGCAATTTGGACATAGTTTAATAATTGGAGGGAGTTACGGAAAGATTGGAGCAGTGACTTTAACGAGTAAAGCGGCTTTGTCTGCAGGCGCAGGATTGGTTTCTGTATTCACACCAAAATGTGGATATAATGTTATACAATCGGCTTTTCCAGAAGCTATGGTATTCACGGATGAAAACGAAAAACTGGTTACATATATCAATTTTGATATTGAACCAACCGTTGTAGGCGTTGGAGTAGGCCTTGGTACAGATGTTAAAACCATAAGTGCTTTTGAAGCTTTTCTAAAGCAAAATAAATCCCCTCTTGTTATTGATGCCGATGGTATAAATATATTATCTAAAAAGAAAGCTCTGTTGAAGCTATTGCCCGAAAACACAGTGCTTACACCGCACCCTAAAGAACTTGAACGACTTATTGGTACTTGGAAAAATGATTTTGACAAGCTGGATAAGGTAAAAGCCTTATCAAAAAAGCACAAGGTTGTTGTTGTTATTAAAGGCGCCAATAGCATAACGGTTTTAGAAGATAAATTATACGTTAATACTACAGGCAACCCTGGATTGTCTACAGCAGGAAGTGGGGACGTTCTTACAGGGATTATTACAGGTCTAATATCGCAAGGCTACAATCCTTTAGTAGCCTCAATTTACGGGGTTTACTTACATGGAAAATCGGCAGATATAGCTGTTGAAGATTTTGGCTACCAAAGTTTAATTGCCAGCCATATTATTGAATATTTGGGTGAAGCATTTCTGGATATGTTTAAGCAACCTGAACAGCAACAGCCATCTGATGAAAATGGCAATGATAAAGAACAGCAGTAG
- a CDS encoding T9SS type A sorting domain-containing protein, with the protein MRNTIFKNNLFVIAFVFNLYISAQTAACDGTLPFEELNGLLTIEMESGVLPSNSNWKTGTEADPNLSGSTITYIYWDGTQSFNALNNAQITYNIKINTTGTYRFAWRGRIGTGTSRGEHNDAWLRIVADDWYMTQNGNPNETAIEPIPTCNSNPNRGCPDDAKVNGYIKAFMNRDPTGPITSRWGFVTNSKSNGVSQRFIWATFNTPGNYSIIVDARSSFFFMDKMVLRRTSVSDSNAFNLNNSESLCFDSSLSATEFDKANPIKVSPNPTSGIVNLSNLPVTGGVITITNIHGAVITRKNYNATKLTLDISRLGSGIYFISETGNGRDFTKKLIKL; encoded by the coding sequence ATGAGAAACACTATTTTCAAAAACAATCTATTTGTTATTGCCTTTGTATTTAACCTATACATTTCAGCTCAAACAGCAGCATGTGATGGCACTTTGCCTTTTGAGGAACTAAACGGACTTCTAACTATTGAAATGGAATCTGGTGTTCTACCCTCTAATTCAAACTGGAAAACAGGTACTGAAGCAGACCCAAACTTATCTGGTTCTACAATTACCTATATTTACTGGGATGGCACACAATCGTTCAACGCCCTTAATAATGCTCAAATAACCTACAATATTAAAATTAATACAACAGGTACTTATCGTTTTGCCTGGCGAGGTAGAATTGGAACGGGAACATCTCGTGGTGAACATAATGATGCATGGCTAAGAATAGTTGCCGACGATTGGTACATGACACAAAACGGTAATCCTAACGAAACTGCTATAGAACCCATACCAACCTGCAATTCTAATCCTAATAGAGGGTGTCCAGATGATGCCAAAGTGAATGGCTATATCAAAGCGTTTATGAATCGTGACCCTACAGGTCCTATTACAAGCCGCTGGGGTTTTGTAACCAATTCCAAGTCCAATGGAGTCTCTCAAAGGTTTATTTGGGCAACATTTAATACCCCAGGAAATTACTCGATTATAGTCGATGCTAGATCTAGTTTCTTCTTTATGGACAAGATGGTATTGAGAAGAACAAGTGTAAGCGACTCAAATGCTTTCAACTTAAACAACAGTGAATCCTTGTGTTTCGACAGTTCTTTATCTGCAACCGAATTTGATAAAGCAAACCCAATAAAAGTATCTCCCAACCCCACAAGCGGAATAGTAAATTTGAGTAATTTGCCGGTCACCGGAGGTGTAATAACCATTACGAATATTCATGGCGCAGTAATAACCAGAAAAAATTATAACGCCACTAAGTTAACTCTAGATATTAGTCGACTTGGTAGTGGTATTTATTTCATTTCTGAAACAGGCAACGGAAGAGATTTCACTAAGAAATTAATAAAACTATAA
- a CDS encoding homoserine kinase, producing the protein MNEIKIFSPGTVANVSCGFDVMGFCLDNVGDEMVIRKIDQKGIRISKIEGFDLPYEVDKNVAGISALAMYEALNLDFGFEIEIYKKIKPGSGIGSSAASAVGSVFGMNELLNRPFNKTELTEFAMKGEAFISKSEHADNIGPAIFGGFILAKSVSPLQILEIPSPIDLYATIIHPQIEIKTADARALLPKEVSLQDAIKQWANLGGLVHGLHTGDYEVIKSSLQDVIVEPHRSKLIPHFNHVKKAALNAGALGSGISGSGPSIFSLSKGQETALNVKDAIEKIYSKTGIDFDIHVSKINTQGIKILN; encoded by the coding sequence ATGAACGAAATAAAAATATTTTCTCCTGGTACAGTTGCCAACGTGTCTTGTGGTTTTGACGTCATGGGCTTTTGCCTCGATAATGTTGGTGACGAAATGGTCATTAGAAAAATTGACCAAAAAGGCATTCGCATTAGCAAGATTGAAGGATTTGATTTGCCTTACGAGGTAGACAAAAATGTTGCAGGTATTTCAGCTTTAGCGATGTATGAGGCACTTAACCTCGATTTTGGTTTTGAAATTGAAATCTATAAAAAAATCAAGCCAGGAAGTGGTATTGGCAGTAGTGCCGCAAGTGCCGTAGGTAGTGTTTTTGGCATGAATGAGCTTTTGAATAGACCATTCAATAAAACGGAATTAACCGAGTTTGCCATGAAAGGTGAAGCGTTTATTAGCAAAAGCGAACATGCCGATAATATTGGTCCAGCTATTTTTGGAGGGTTCATATTAGCCAAAAGTGTTTCGCCATTGCAAATATTAGAAATTCCCTCACCTATTGATTTGTATGCTACAATAATACATCCGCAGATTGAAATAAAAACAGCTGATGCTAGAGCACTTTTACCAAAAGAAGTATCATTACAAGATGCCATTAAACAATGGGCTAATCTTGGAGGTTTGGTTCATGGACTGCATACTGGCGATTATGAGGTTATAAAAAGCTCGTTGCAAGACGTGATTGTAGAACCACATAGAAGCAAATTGATTCCTCATTTTAACCACGTGAAAAAAGCAGCTTTAAATGCAGGGGCTTTAGGCTCTGGTATTTCAGGTTCTGGACCTTCAATCTTTTCTCTAAGTAAAGGACAAGAAACAGCATTAAATGTGAAAGATGCTATAGAAAAAATATATTCTAAAACAGGGATTGATTTTGATATTCACGTATCAAAAATTAATACCCAAGGAATTAAAATATTGAATTAG
- the thrC gene encoding threonine synthase, with translation MNYYSLNKQAPDSTFENAVVKGLAPDKGLYFPESITPLSEDFFKNIDSLSNSEIAFEAIKQFVYPEIPEDVLRTIVEETLSFEFPVVKLNDNISTLELFHGPTMAFKDVGARFMARCLGYFNKDNDNEVTVLVATSGDTGGAVANGFLGVKGVNVVILYPSGKVSDIQEKQLTTLGQNIKALEVNGTFDDCQAMVKTAFLDEALTSKMQLTSANSINVARWLPQLFYFMFAYKQLHRTYDDIVFSVPSGNFGNICAGMMAQQLGLPIKHFIASNNVNNVVTRYLQSQLYEPKPSIQTISNAMDVGAPSNFIRIQEIYKNQFENLKENVSSFSFTDDETKEAMLEMHNDFNYVADPHGAVGYLGSKAYLKDNPNAHCAFLETAHPTKFLDVVEKVIKEEQPLPAQIQEVMGREKESVVISTYEDLKAFLLK, from the coding sequence ATGAACTACTATTCATTAAATAAACAAGCACCAGATTCAACATTTGAAAACGCCGTTGTAAAAGGATTGGCGCCAGACAAAGGATTGTATTTTCCAGAAAGCATTACACCTTTATCTGAAGATTTTTTCAAAAATATAGATAGTTTATCAAACTCGGAAATAGCATTTGAGGCTATCAAACAATTTGTGTATCCTGAAATTCCGGAAGATGTATTAAGAACTATTGTAGAGGAGACCTTGTCTTTTGAGTTTCCGGTTGTAAAACTTAATGACAACATTTCTACTTTAGAATTGTTCCATGGACCAACCATGGCGTTTAAAGATGTAGGTGCACGCTTTATGGCAAGATGCCTGGGCTATTTCAACAAGGATAATGATAATGAGGTTACTGTTCTAGTTGCTACCTCTGGAGATACTGGAGGTGCTGTAGCCAATGGTTTTTTAGGTGTAAAAGGTGTTAATGTAGTGATACTCTACCCTAGCGGAAAAGTAAGTGATATTCAAGAGAAGCAGTTAACCACTTTAGGTCAAAACATCAAAGCTTTAGAAGTTAATGGCACTTTTGACGATTGTCAAGCCATGGTTAAAACCGCCTTTTTAGATGAGGCTTTAACAAGCAAAATGCAATTAACCTCTGCCAACTCTATCAATGTAGCACGTTGGTTGCCCCAATTGTTCTATTTTATGTTCGCCTATAAACAGCTTCATAGAACTTATGATGATATTGTGTTTTCGGTGCCAAGCGGAAACTTTGGAAACATCTGTGCAGGTATGATGGCGCAACAACTAGGACTACCAATTAAACATTTTATAGCTTCAAATAATGTAAATAATGTTGTGACGCGCTATTTACAATCACAACTATACGAACCAAAACCATCAATCCAAACTATCAGCAACGCTATGGATGTTGGAGCACCAAGTAACTTTATTCGTATCCAAGAAATTTACAAAAATCAGTTCGAAAACCTAAAAGAAAACGTGTCCTCTTTCAGTTTCACTGATGATGAGACCAAAGAAGCCATGTTGGAGATGCATAATGACTTTAATTATGTAGCAGACCCACATGGAGCCGTTGGCTACTTAGGAAGCAAAGCATACTTAAAAGACAACCCAAATGCGCATTGTGCCTTTTTGGAAACAGCACACCCAACCAAGTTTTTAGATGTGGTTGAAAAAGTAATTAAAGAAGAACAGCCTCTACCAGCACAAATTCAAGAGGTTATGGGTAGAGAAAAGGAGTCGGTTGTAATTTCTACTTATGAAGATTTAAAGGCGTTTTTGTTGAAGTAA
- a CDS encoding substrate-binding domain-containing protein: MKEVNIGGVPEHFNLPWHLAIENEEFESQGIDLKWSDYHGGTGAMCKALRDKDIDIAIILTEGIIKDIIAGNPSKIVQTYVESPLIWGIHVGDQSSYKTIEDLKGTKAAISRYGSGSHLMAYINAENNNWNLENDLEFSVIKNLNGAVEALTNGTADYFLWEKFTTKPLVDSGVFRSINNCPTPWPCFVIAVREEFITSEKETLETILEIINTTSVDFKHIPSIDKTIANRYEQQLADVQEWLSLTEWSQDVISNKTISKIQKELFNLKIIPETVDYNRVIYNF, translated from the coding sequence TTGAAGGAAGTAAACATTGGAGGCGTTCCAGAGCATTTTAATCTGCCCTGGCATTTAGCGATTGAGAATGAAGAATTTGAAAGTCAAGGTATTGATTTAAAATGGAGCGATTACCACGGAGGAACGGGCGCCATGTGTAAAGCGCTTCGAGATAAAGACATTGATATTGCTATTATTTTAACAGAAGGTATAATTAAAGATATTATTGCTGGAAACCCCAGTAAAATAGTGCAGACTTATGTTGAATCCCCTTTAATTTGGGGTATTCATGTAGGGGATCAATCCAGTTACAAAACTATTGAAGACCTAAAAGGCACAAAAGCCGCCATAAGCAGATATGGTTCTGGTTCGCATTTGATGGCATACATAAACGCCGAAAACAATAATTGGAATTTAGAAAACGATTTAGAATTCAGTGTTATCAAAAACTTAAATGGTGCTGTAGAAGCACTAACCAATGGAACTGCAGATTATTTCCTTTGGGAAAAGTTTACTACAAAACCTTTGGTTGATAGCGGTGTGTTCAGAAGCATAAATAACTGCCCAACACCATGGCCTTGCTTTGTAATTGCCGTAAGGGAAGAGTTTATTACTTCGGAAAAAGAAACTCTGGAAACCATTTTGGAAATAATCAACACTACTTCAGTAGATTTCAAACATATCCCTAGTATAGACAAGACCATAGCCAACAGATACGAGCAACAACTGGCAGATGTTCAAGAATGGTTAAGCTTAACGGAATGGTCTCAGGATGTCATTAGTAACAAAACAATTTCCAAAATTCAAAAAGAACTATTCAATCTTAAAATTATACCAGAGACAGTAGATTACAATAGGGTTATTTATAATTTCTAA
- a CDS encoding nucleoside phosphorylase — MPIKESELILNPNGSVYHLNLKPENIADTIIFVGDQDRVDKVSKHFDTIEFKTQKREFKTHTGHYKGKRLTVISTGIGPDNIDIVLNELDALVNIDLSTRKPKETTTALNIVRVGTSGSLQSDVPVDSFVLSEYGLDLNGMLHFYQIDTIKNPEIEQAFVKQTEWSTNKAYPIIVKNSFELQQKFDGPNIFKGMTATAGGFYGPQGRVLRLPVQDSSLNEKMDAFVFNGIRVTNLEMETSAIYGLCKLLGHHAVSLNAIIANRATGNFSLKPGQTVENLIKYTLNKISE; from the coding sequence ATGCCCATTAAAGAATCTGAATTAATTTTAAATCCTAATGGTAGTGTTTATCATCTTAACCTAAAACCCGAGAATATTGCCGATACCATTATTTTTGTTGGTGACCAGGATAGGGTTGATAAAGTTTCTAAGCATTTCGATACCATTGAGTTTAAAACGCAAAAGCGTGAATTTAAAACACATACAGGGCATTACAAAGGCAAGAGATTGACAGTGATTTCTACTGGTATAGGGCCAGATAATATTGATATCGTTCTTAATGAACTAGACGCCCTTGTAAACATAGATTTATCCACAAGAAAACCGAAAGAAACAACCACTGCCCTTAATATTGTTAGAGTTGGCACATCAGGTTCGCTTCAAAGCGATGTTCCCGTAGATTCTTTTGTCCTGAGTGAATATGGTCTCGATTTAAACGGTATGTTACATTTCTACCAAATAGACACTATAAAAAACCCAGAAATAGAACAGGCATTTGTAAAACAAACAGAGTGGAGTACTAACAAAGCCTACCCTATTATTGTTAAAAACAGTTTTGAATTGCAGCAAAAGTTTGATGGCCCAAACATCTTTAAAGGTATGACCGCCACTGCCGGCGGCTTTTATGGTCCCCAAGGAAGGGTGTTGAGACTACCCGTACAAGATTCCAGTTTAAATGAAAAAATGGATGCTTTTGTTTTTAACGGCATTAGGGTTACTAATCTAGAAATGGAAACTTCAGCCATTTATGGACTTTGTAAACTGTTAGGTCATCATGCTGTTTCATTAAATGCCATTATTGCAAATAGAGCTACTGGAAACTTCAGTTTAAAACCAGGGCAAACAGTAGAAAATCTAATAAAATATACACTAAATAAAATTTCAGAATAA